One genomic region from Polynucleobacter sp. MWH-P3-07-1 encodes:
- a CDS encoding BPSS1780 family membrane protein, which translates to MKLNSVGIQEGYHWIRQGFWLFKQNPLAFLMLVFIYVLVAQLAILIPIIGVIAVLVLTPTLSVGFMTACRQAIQGERIVPQVYFCALRSTPLIRKRILQLGLLYAIMIFVLSLILGLFINVQALIPLISNDQAITPEAIHQLYWALLIGGLLYFPIAVLMWFSPVLVAWENMSIPQALFSSWIACWTNRGAFLYYILIWAAILVAIPLLVGASLDTVNLGQAASFIIAPISMGGLTIMHCSFYASWKGSFITDEAMVMGD; encoded by the coding sequence ATGAAACTCAACTCAGTAGGCATTCAAGAGGGCTATCACTGGATTCGCCAGGGCTTTTGGTTATTTAAGCAAAATCCCCTTGCCTTTCTGATGCTCGTCTTCATCTATGTTTTAGTTGCACAACTGGCTATTTTGATTCCGATCATTGGCGTCATTGCCGTGCTCGTTTTGACCCCCACCCTATCTGTAGGCTTTATGACGGCTTGTCGCCAAGCGATTCAGGGAGAGCGGATTGTTCCACAAGTCTACTTTTGTGCGCTTCGATCAACTCCACTGATTCGCAAGCGCATTCTGCAATTGGGCTTGCTCTACGCCATCATGATTTTTGTGCTGAGTTTGATCCTGGGTTTATTCATCAACGTTCAAGCCCTCATTCCCTTAATTAGCAATGATCAAGCCATAACACCTGAAGCAATCCATCAGCTCTATTGGGCTTTACTGATTGGCGGTTTACTCTACTTCCCTATTGCGGTATTAATGTGGTTCTCCCCTGTACTCGTTGCTTGGGAAAACATGTCAATCCCACAGGCACTTTTCTCAAGTTGGATAGCGTGTTGGACAAACCGTGGGGCATTTCTGTACTACATCCTAATCTGGGCAGCGATTCTGGTCGCCATTCCTCTATTGGTCGGCGCATCACTAGATACAGTGAACCTGGGTCAAGCCGCTTCTTTCATCATTGCGCCGATTTCAATGGGTGGTCTCACCATCATGCATTGCTCTTTTTATGCGAGCTGGAAGGGTAGCTTCATTACTGATGAAGCAATGGTAATGGGCGATTAA